The Alkalibacter rhizosphaerae genomic sequence CAGATCCTCCTTTAAATCGGTTACTTTTTCAAATTCCACTAATTCCATCCATGTTCTTTTGAAATGATCAGTATGAATGTTTCGTTGTTCCATGATTCTTTTCAGTTTTTCGTTGATTTGTGTATCAATAATTACTTTTGCATCACTATCCCCCATTACATGCTACCTCCCATATTATTGTTTTAATATATTGTTTACAATTTCATCAGCATTTGGGTCAATAAATATTTTTATGCTCTCCTTGCGGCCTTCTAATCTCAAAAAACCAGCATGTACAAAATTCCCCAGTACATATGAATGTGATAGAGAGTGTTCTTTAATATCTGATTCGCTAAAATCTATTTTGCCATTCCTGTACTTCATAATTGTTTTTTCTAGCTCTTCCTCTTCATCTTTATTGTCATCTTGCGTGATTAATGTATTAAGAATGTACCACTCCCAATAATCTAGGTAATCAAATTTTCTAACTGCTTTTAAAGTGGCTTTTAAAGGGTGTAGTCTTTTACCTTCGCTATTTATAAAATTATATTCAATCAAGACACCTTGATAATAAAGTTTATAAATACTGTTGATTTCTTTAATTTGCTCAAGATGTGGCAAGGATCTCTTTTCTTTCATTAGTTTCTCAGACGCGAATAATTCTAAAAGCATTTCACCATTCTTTGTGTAGATTGATTCCCTAGAAGGAACACTTCTTTGATTCAATGCCCCCTTTTTCAATAAATTAAACTCTTCCATCATCCTTTTAATGGTCCTCACTTGACCTGATGAAATTCCTAATTCATCTCCAATATAAGTTTGAAGAGATCCACCCCAAGTTCTACCCTGAACTTGAGCGGGATCATTCAATATCTCCATCATAGAAAGCATTTGGACATGAAGACTGTCTGATATCTTTCTACCCTCATATTTCCAACCTCTTAAATCCATTAATTTTCCACCTTCTTTATTTACTTTTTCTAAGTACTAAAACGTGATCAAAGTTAATTTTTCCCCCTCTATTTTTTCTAGGTATTCGAATATATGGGTTTTGAATAATATAATCAAAATGAAGTTCAGAATCAAAACCTAAATTTTTTGCAATATCTTCGATAACTCTCCAGCTTTCAATTTCTACTTTTCTTATAGTACTATTTCCGATTACAATTACGTAATGACCGCCAACTTCAAGTATTCGTCTTACTTCTTCAAGATTCTGCTTCATGTCAGCAAAAAATCGTTTAACTACAAGCGCTCTCTTCTTGTCAACAGGATAGATTTTTGAGTAATATTCTTTTAGAAGCTTACTTTCCGTTAATATTTCTAAATCTTTTTCTTCATCTGCCGAGCTCAAACTTTCGGTCCCTACATAGTCTTTTTTCTTTTCGCGTATATCTTTTTCAGATAAATCTCCCATCCATAAATTTTCTAATCTAAGAGTTCTGGCATAATCGAAAGCATTAATATAAGGTGGTGACGTAATTGCTAAATCCACTTTGAAATCAAGCTTAATATTTAATGCGTCTTCTTCTACCAATTTAGCCTGGTTATCAATTTCTAATTTTGAAAAATCTTTTATTGCATTAGAATACCTTTTAAACACTTGAATATACTCTCCCAAAGCATGTGGCGGTGTCTTGATTACTTTTGTTGAAACATATGGTTTTGGTGAAATGTCATCAGCATTTGAAACTTTTTTTATTATAGAAACAAAACATAAGTTTAGAAAATCTTTGACATCATTATCGTCAACTTTTTCTATTAAATACTTTATTTTCCCTAAATAGGTTTTATTTTCTTCATTAAACCAATGATCTAGATTATTTATTTCCGGCAGAATAACAGGTACATCATCATTTTTTACTTTATAAATAATTTCCTCAAAAATAGCACTCATATAAGCAATCTGATCTTTTGTTAAAGCTGTCGTTTTTACCTTTATTATTAATTTCGCTATCGAATCAATTTCTGTACCGTACGAATCATGCTTATTAATAACTCCTTCAAGAAGGGTTGTCCCGCTCCCTGCAAAAGGATCGAAAACTACACCCTTTTTACTACCCAAATACTTTTTAATCGCCCATCTTGGTATTTCTGGAATAAATCGACAAGGGTATTTGAAATAAATGTGAGTAAAAGTATTTGGATTTGACTGTGCTATTGAATAAGTCCCTCCATCTTGAATATCAATTGGTAGACTTTCAACTATTATTGGGGCTATTTCTTTATTAGACATACTACACTCTCCCTTAAGAATTTCTTGTTGTTTTTTGTCATTTCATACTGTTGAGAGCTAGTTATAATGTATCTATCAACTTCTACCTTATCTACAGTGAACCCTATACTTTCTGCATACTCAGCAAGGATTAAATCAGTTGGAAACACAATTCCACCATAAGCTGAATTTCCAACAACGATGCTACAAAATCCTTCATTTTCTAAGACTTTATATGCGTTATCAATTATTCTAAACATGTCGTTAAAGTAAAGTTTAAGCATCTTAGGTATTCGTTTATCCCACAATTCTTTTGTTTCTAACTCCTTTAACAGTAATTCTAAAGTATCTGTAACGACAGCATCCTCTGGAATAACTAGATTACCATTTAGATGCGAGCGTAATGAAACTTCTCTCAAGTTTTTTAAATCAGAGTACTCATTGACAAATTCTCCAAACCAGAGTTCTAACTTGTAAATTTCTGTATAATCGAAACAATTAGCATATGGTGGCGAAAAAATTATTCCACTTATTGAACCTTCAGAAATATAAGATTCCATGTTCAAACTACTATCATTATAAATTTCGATATTAAAATCGAAGTGATTGTTTGTAATATCTTCATAGATGTTTTGGTAGTTATTGCCAATTACAGAAAACCCATCTTCTTTACTAAGTATCCTTGGTTTTACATATTTTCTCTTTTTTAAGCCATTACCAGCCTTTCTATAATTTGATAATTCTTCGATGCTTGAAAGCCACCCTAATAACATAAGTTCTTGTGTCTCAACAAACTTGTATTCAGCTTTTTCAATAAATTGTTTAACGGTCATAAAAAAATCTTCAACTTCATCATCGAAGACTTTTTCGGAAATTGAAAGTTTTGGAAGAGGATATTTGTCCACTCTCTCCATTGCTTTTTTTGTTATTTCATTAAACGATTTATGAAATTCTTTAATACAATCTTCTTCATAGTTTCGCAATTTGCATTTCGACAAAAAATATGAGAATGGATTAACTTCAAATCCAATTCCCTTAAAGCCTAGTTTATTAGCGGTAATAACAGTTGTCCCACTTCCTAAAAAAGGATCTAAGATAACCCCGTTTGGATTTTTATTATAATCTTCAATTAACTGTTTAACTAGTTCTATAGAAAATCCTTCTTTATATCTATACCATCTTTGAAGTGGCTTCTTTAAGTCATCAGAGTAGTTCATAATGCTGGAATAAGTAGCATTTTTATTTGTTGGGTGTATTACATTAAACTTATCTTCTAATTTCTGGTGCATTTTAAGTCCCCTTATTCTCTTTTTTTGTCCTTCTGTCTTCCGGTTTATTTGCATCCTTAGGAATTATCCACATATTGCCCATTTTTTCTGCACCTTCAATTCTGTTTTCTGAACAGAGTACCTGAACACGTCTTTTTGTGATCCCCCATTTATCAGCAGCTTCTTGAGCTGACATGTAATTCATGCTATACACCTCCATGGTCTATTACAATATTGTATTCCTTTCCGCGAACATTATCAAGGATAGTTTCTTGAACTTAACACCAAAATATCCACTCAACAATACCACGAATATTTGTAATTTATCGGAATATAAGTCAGAACATATCTTACATTTCTTTTGCTAAACCGTTGAACCCTTAAAGCAAAACTACATTTTTAGTGGTGACTTCAATACGTCAAATCTCTTTCTTCTTCTTAAAACACACCAATGGATTTTTTCACCGAATCTACGTTTCGCCAAAAGGTTCCAACCTTTACGCAAAACTCATTTAGGGGGGTAAAACATTTTCCCCATAGCATGTATAAACACCAAAATCGACCTAAAATCCTCTCACTCACACCAACCTCAAAAAATAGAAGAATCCACGGAAACACTGATGGCACAACGTTTCCAAGGATTCTGTACACCTATTTTCTCGCCAGCAGAGCAACAGTCTCTACGTGCATGCTTTGTGGGAAATTGTCCACTGGTTGCACTTCCATCACGTCATACTCCGCCGAAAGCATTTGCAAATCCCTTGCCAATGTCGCCGGATTGCAGGAAACATAGACTATTTTCTTTGGTTTTGCATCCATGACCGCCTGGATCAATACCTCGTCGCAGCCTTTTCGTGGAGGATCCAGCACCACATGGTCCGGCTCGATTTTTCGCTCTTTCAACAGGAATATGGCATCTTCCGCCTTCCCATGAAAGAACTCTGCATTTTCAATGCCATTGAATGCAGCATTCTCCTTGGCATCACGGACGGCATCTTCGATGGATTCGATCCCATACACGAATTTGGCTTTATGAGCCAGGTACAGGCCGATGGTGCCCATGCCGCAGTACAAGTCAAAGACCGTTTCCTTTCCGCTCAGATCCAGCATCCGATCCACTGTTTGGTAAATGACTTCCGTCATGGCATTGTTCACTTGAAAAAAGGACAAGGGAGAGATCTGGAATCTTACGGATCCGATCTCATCCACCAACTTTTTCTCCCCATAAAGCAAATGGTTTTCATAGCCCATGGTCCGGTTGTTTCTGCCCTTGTTGATGCTGCAATAGATGCTTGCGACGGACCCGTTCTCCTTCGCCAAGCGCTTGGCAAAAGCTTGGATCTGATCGTTGACATCCCCGTTCCAGACCAAAATCAACATCATTTTGCCCGTTGCCTTGGAGAGCCGCTGGACCACCCCTCGTAATGATCCCTTTCCATTGGTCTCATCGTATATGGTGATCTTTAGATCCTGAATGGCAGCCTCCAGGCTTTTGATCAGATCCTCTCCGGGATCCTGCTGGATGATGCATTTGTCCAAAGGCACTACATGGTGGGACTTCTTTTGGTAGAATCCGACTTTCCCATTTTTGGATATTTTATATTGGGCCTTGTTTCGATAAAAATATGGATCCTCCATACCGATCACATCTTTAGTGATCTCCTGGGCATCGGACCGATCCCCCAATCGCTGCAGCACATCCACCACATGATCCCGCTTCCACTTTAGTTGGGCATCATATTGCAGGTTTTGGATCTGACAGCCGCCGCACTCACCAAAGTAGGGGCAGGGCGGATCCTGCCGCAGTGGGCTGACTTTATGATACTGTATGGGAACCCCCATGGCGTACTGCTTTTTAATAGTAGTCAGGCGCACCCTTACTTCGTCTCCCGGGACGCAATCCTCGACAAACACCGTAAACCCATCCACTTTTCCGATGCCTTCCCCCGTGTGGGTCAGATCCATGATGGCAACATTATATTCTTCATTCTTTTTGTATTTTATCGTATTCATCACTACACCGCTTTCCCTTCTTGGTCCTTTCATTATATCCCATCCGGCCGGCCATTCCAACCGGCAAACAATGTCTGTATAAGATGCGGATATACTGGTTCGTTCACTTTTGAAACATTTGTTTGTCTTTGCATTTGGTTTCCTGTATAATAAATTTAATGACACTTAAATTAGGATAAGGTGATCGAATGGCTGTATAC encodes the following:
- a CDS encoding DNA methyltransferase — encoded protein: MHQKLEDKFNVIHPTNKNATYSSIMNYSDDLKKPLQRWYRYKEGFSIELVKQLIEDYNKNPNGVILDPFLGSGTTVITANKLGFKGIGFEVNPFSYFLSKCKLRNYEEDCIKEFHKSFNEITKKAMERVDKYPLPKLSISEKVFDDEVEDFFMTVKQFIEKAEYKFVETQELMLLGWLSSIEELSNYRKAGNGLKKRKYVKPRILSKEDGFSVIGNNYQNIYEDITNNHFDFNIEIYNDSSLNMESYISEGSISGIIFSPPYANCFDYTEIYKLELWFGEFVNEYSDLKNLREVSLRSHLNGNLVIPEDAVVTDTLELLLKELETKELWDKRIPKMLKLYFNDMFRIIDNAYKVLENEGFCSIVVGNSAYGGIVFPTDLILAEYAESIGFTVDKVEVDRYIITSSQQYEMTKNNKKFLRESVVCLIKK
- a CDS encoding helix-turn-helix domain-containing protein; the protein is MNYMSAQEAADKWGITKRRVQVLCSENRIEGAEKMGNMWIIPKDANKPEDRRTKKENKGT
- the rlmD gene encoding 23S rRNA (uracil(1939)-C(5))-methyltransferase RlmD, with the protein product MKGPRRESGVVMNTIKYKKNEEYNVAIMDLTHTGEGIGKVDGFTVFVEDCVPGDEVRVRLTTIKKQYAMGVPIQYHKVSPLRQDPPCPYFGECGGCQIQNLQYDAQLKWKRDHVVDVLQRLGDRSDAQEITKDVIGMEDPYFYRNKAQYKISKNGKVGFYQKKSHHVVPLDKCIIQQDPGEDLIKSLEAAIQDLKITIYDETNGKGSLRGVVQRLSKATGKMMLILVWNGDVNDQIQAFAKRLAKENGSVASIYCSINKGRNNRTMGYENHLLYGEKKLVDEIGSVRFQISPLSFFQVNNAMTEVIYQTVDRMLDLSGKETVFDLYCGMGTIGLYLAHKAKFVYGIESIEDAVRDAKENAAFNGIENAEFFHGKAEDAIFLLKERKIEPDHVVLDPPRKGCDEVLIQAVMDAKPKKIVYVSCNPATLARDLQMLSAEYDVMEVQPVDNFPQSMHVETVALLARK